In Pseudomonas fluorescens, one genomic interval encodes:
- the uppP gene encoding undecaprenyl-diphosphatase UppP → MTNICSTGLDIGFASLDYLQIGFLGIIQGITELLPVSSTAHMRIVPALLGWPDPGSAFSAAMQLAALAAVVSYFWRDVRQVVGGSVDAVRQRDFNNRWFILAVAIVLATIPIGIAGIALSSTLNACNSPLRGLMVIGISCVVMAVLLAAAELTCRHRRSVDEMRLRDALIVGIAQIGALIPGVSRSGSTLTAALFLNFKREEAARFSFLLGLPAIALAGLKELWVLFHADLPAAVWGHLIFGLVIASISAFFAIWGLMRFLEKFSTWPFVIYRAVLGIFLIVAVSTGALS, encoded by the coding sequence TTGACCAACATCTGTTCCACCGGCCTCGATATCGGCTTCGCTTCGCTGGACTACCTGCAGATCGGCTTCCTCGGCATCATTCAAGGCATCACCGAGTTGCTGCCCGTTTCCTCCACCGCGCATATGCGCATCGTCCCGGCCCTGCTCGGCTGGCCGGATCCCGGCTCGGCGTTTTCCGCAGCGATGCAACTGGCCGCACTGGCGGCGGTGGTCAGTTATTTCTGGCGCGATGTCCGCCAAGTGGTCGGCGGCAGCGTCGATGCGGTGCGCCAACGGGATTTCAACAATCGCTGGTTCATCCTCGCGGTGGCCATCGTGCTGGCGACCATCCCCATCGGCATCGCCGGTATAGCTTTGTCATCGACACTCAACGCCTGCAACTCGCCCCTTCGCGGCCTGATGGTGATCGGGATTTCCTGCGTGGTCATGGCGGTGCTGCTGGCGGCTGCCGAACTCACCTGCCGCCATCGGCGCAGCGTGGACGAAATGCGTCTGCGCGACGCGCTGATCGTCGGCATCGCACAGATTGGCGCGCTGATTCCTGGGGTGTCGCGCTCCGGCTCGACACTGACGGCAGCGCTGTTTCTCAACTTCAAGCGTGAAGAAGCGGCGCGGTTTTCATTCCTGCTCGGGCTGCCGGCCATCGCCCTCGCCGGTTTGAAAGAGTTGTGGGTGTTGTTCCATGCCGACCTTCCCGCTGCCGTTTGGGGGCACCTGATTTTTGGTCTGGTGATCGCCAGCATCTCGGCGTTCTTCGCGATCTGGGGCCTGATGCGTTTTCTGGAGAAGTTCTCCACCTGGCCATTCGTCATCTACCGTGCGGTGCTGGGGATTTTCCTGATCGTCGCGGTCAGCACCGGCGCCTTGAGCTAA
- a CDS encoding ABC transporter ATP-binding protein, protein MSLTLEHVSRTVEGQTWIDDACLKFEPGSFNVLLGRTLSGKTSLMRLMAGLDKPDSGRILMNGVDVTQRPVRLRNVSMVYQQFINYPSMTVFENIASPLRQAGVSKEIIHSKVLETAKMLRIEKFLQRYPLELSGGQQQRTAMARALVKDAELILFDEPLVNLDYKLREELRQEMRELFKLRHTIAIYATTEPNEALALGGTTTILHEGRVIQSGPSTSVYHQPQTVLAAELFSEPPINLMPGRIAGNEVSFANFVHFPLNVDLRPVGEGEFRFGVRPSHISLVPSNDDDLELAVTVEVAEISGSETFLHVRNEHFLLVLHLPGVHEYDVDAPIRIYIPTHKLFVFDAQGRLVQAPGQRVARVA, encoded by the coding sequence ATGTCACTCACCCTGGAGCACGTCAGCCGCACCGTCGAGGGCCAGACCTGGATCGACGATGCCTGCCTGAAATTCGAACCCGGATCTTTCAACGTTCTGCTCGGCCGCACGCTGTCCGGCAAGACCAGCCTGATGCGCCTGATGGCAGGCCTGGACAAGCCCGACAGCGGCCGGATCCTGATGAACGGCGTCGACGTCACCCAGCGCCCGGTGCGCCTGCGCAACGTGTCGATGGTTTATCAGCAGTTCATCAATTACCCGAGCATGACCGTGTTCGAGAACATCGCCTCGCCGCTGCGTCAGGCCGGTGTTTCCAAAGAAATAATCCATAGCAAAGTGCTGGAAACCGCGAAGATGCTGCGCATCGAGAAGTTCCTGCAGCGCTATCCGCTGGAGCTGTCCGGCGGCCAGCAGCAGCGCACGGCGATGGCCCGGGCGTTGGTCAAGGACGCCGAGTTGATCCTGTTCGACGAGCCGCTGGTCAACCTTGATTACAAGCTGCGCGAAGAACTGCGCCAGGAAATGCGCGAGCTGTTCAAGCTGCGCCACACCATTGCGATCTACGCCACCACCGAACCCAACGAAGCCTTGGCGCTGGGCGGCACCACGACGATTCTGCACGAGGGCCGGGTGATCCAGAGCGGCCCATCGACCTCGGTCTACCACCAGCCGCAAACCGTGCTGGCGGCGGAGTTGTTCTCCGAGCCGCCGATCAACCTGATGCCCGGGCGCATCGCCGGCAACGAAGTCAGCTTCGCCAATTTCGTGCACTTCCCGTTGAACGTCGACCTGCGCCCGGTGGGTGAGGGCGAGTTCCGCTTTGGCGTGCGCCCCAGCCATATCTCGCTGGTGCCGAGCAACGATGACGATCTGGAGCTGGCGGTTACCGTCGAAGTGGCGGAGATCAGCGGCTCGGAAACCTTCCTGCACGTGCGCAACGAGCATTTCCTGCTGGTGCTGCACCTGCCGGGGGTTCACGAATACGACGTCGATGCGCCGATCCGCATCTACATCCCGACCCACAAACTGTTCGTGTTCGATGCGCAGGGCCGTCTGGTGCAGGCACCGGGTCAACGTGTCGCGAGGGTTGCCTGA
- a CDS encoding carbohydrate ABC transporter permease, with translation MSKRKLIPLLVYILFLLVPIYWLLNMSFKSNTEILGGLTLFPQDFTWHNYKVIFTDPSWYTGYLNSLYYVSLNTVISLSVALPAAYAFSRYRFLGDKHLFFWLLTNRMAPPAVFLLPFFQLYSSIGLFDTHIAVALAHCLFNVPLAVWILEGFMSGVPKEIDETAYIDGYSFPKFFVKIFIPLIGSGIGVTAFFCFMFSWVELLLARTLTSVNAKPIAAVMTRTVSASGIDWGVLAAAGVLTILPGMLVIWFVRNHVAKGFALGRV, from the coding sequence ATGAGCAAGAGAAAGCTGATTCCGCTGCTGGTGTACATCCTGTTTCTGCTGGTGCCGATCTACTGGCTGCTGAACATGTCGTTCAAGAGCAACACGGAAATTCTCGGCGGGTTGACCCTGTTCCCCCAGGATTTCACCTGGCACAACTACAAGGTGATTTTCACCGATCCGAGCTGGTACACCGGTTATCTCAATTCGCTGTATTACGTCAGCCTGAACACGGTGATCTCGCTGAGTGTGGCGCTGCCGGCGGCCTATGCGTTTTCGCGCTATCGCTTCCTCGGCGACAAGCACCTGTTCTTCTGGCTGCTGACCAACCGCATGGCGCCACCGGCGGTGTTTCTGTTGCCGTTCTTCCAGCTGTATTCGTCGATCGGGCTGTTCGACACGCACATCGCCGTGGCGCTAGCGCACTGCCTGTTCAACGTGCCGCTGGCGGTGTGGATTCTTGAAGGCTTCATGTCCGGGGTGCCCAAGGAAATCGACGAAACCGCGTACATCGACGGCTACAGCTTTCCCAAGTTCTTCGTGAAGATTTTCATCCCGCTGATCGGCTCGGGCATCGGCGTCACGGCGTTCTTCTGCTTCATGTTTTCCTGGGTCGAACTGCTGCTGGCGCGCACGCTGACTTCGGTCAACGCCAAGCCGATTGCCGCGGTGATGACGCGCACGGTGTCGGCTTCGGGCATCGACTGGGGCGTGCTGGCGGCGGCGGGGGTGCTGACCATCCTGCCGGGCATGCTGGTGATCTGGTTTGTTCGCAACCACGTGGCCAAGGGCTTTGCCCTCGGTCGGGTCTGA
- a CDS encoding DUF2160 domain-containing protein: MEWMSWTTPTAGFFIAIGLLLVGMTTWELRSPSILRRGFLPIATTRGDRLFIGLLGSAYLHLLVIGVTDWSIWVASALSLVWLLVVMRWG, encoded by the coding sequence ATGGAATGGATGAGCTGGACCACCCCCACGGCGGGGTTCTTTATTGCCATCGGCCTGCTGCTGGTGGGCATGACCACTTGGGAATTGCGCTCGCCAAGCATCCTGCGACGCGGTTTTCTGCCGATTGCCACCACCCGTGGCGATCGCTTGTTCATCGGTCTTCTCGGCAGCGCCTACCTGCATCTGCTGGTAATCGGCGTCACCGACTGGAGCATCTGGGTGGCGTCCGCGCTGTCTCTGGTGTGGCTGTTGGTTGTGATGCGCTGGGGCTAG
- a CDS encoding carbohydrate ABC transporter permease, with protein MNKVQNNKAWWLVLPVFLLVAFSAVIPMMTVVNYSVQDIFDQSSRYFVGADWYKQVLLDPRLHDSLLRQFIYSACVLLIEIPLGIAVALTMPTKGRWSSVVLIILAIPLLIPWNVVGTIWQIFGRADIGLLGSSLNALGISYNYAANTMDAWVTVLVMDVWHWTSLVALLCFSGLRAIPDVYYQAARIDRASAWAVFRHIQLPKLKSVLLIAVMLRFMDSFMIYTEPFVLTGGGPGNATTFLSQTLTQMAVGQFDLGPAAAFSLVYFLIILLVSWLFYTAMTHSDANR; from the coding sequence ATGAACAAGGTGCAGAACAACAAGGCCTGGTGGCTGGTGTTGCCGGTATTTCTGCTGGTGGCGTTCAGCGCGGTGATCCCGATGATGACCGTGGTCAACTACTCGGTACAGGACATCTTCGACCAGTCCAGCCGCTACTTTGTCGGCGCCGACTGGTACAAGCAGGTGCTGCTCGACCCGCGTCTGCATGACTCGCTGCTGCGCCAATTCATCTACTCGGCCTGCGTGCTGCTGATCGAAATTCCGTTGGGTATCGCCGTCGCCCTGACCATGCCGACCAAGGGCCGCTGGTCGTCGGTGGTGCTGATCATCCTGGCGATTCCGCTGCTGATTCCGTGGAACGTAGTTGGCACCATCTGGCAGATCTTCGGTCGCGCCGACATCGGTCTGCTCGGCTCGAGCCTGAATGCACTGGGTATCAGCTACAACTACGCGGCCAACACCATGGACGCCTGGGTCACGGTGCTGGTGATGGACGTCTGGCACTGGACTTCGCTGGTGGCGCTGCTGTGTTTTTCCGGGTTGCGGGCGATTCCCGACGTGTATTACCAGGCGGCGCGAATCGACCGCGCCTCGGCGTGGGCAGTGTTCCGCCATATTCAGTTACCGAAGTTGAAAAGCGTGCTGCTGATCGCGGTGATGCTGCGTTTCATGGACAGTTTCATGATCTACACCGAGCCGTTTGTGCTCACCGGTGGCGGGCCGGGCAATGCCACGACCTTCCTCAGTCAGACGCTGACGCAGATGGCGGTCGGCCAATTCGATCTGGGGCCGGCGGCGGCGTTTTCGCTGGTGTACTTCCTGATCATCCTGCTGGTTTCGTGGCTGTTCTACACCGCCATGACCCATTCCGACGCCAACCGCTGA
- the cysS gene encoding cysteine--tRNA ligase — protein sequence MLTIYNTLTKSKEVFKPLDGNKVRMYVCGMTVYDYCHLGHGRSMVAFDLVTRWLRFSGYDLTYVRNITDIDDKIINRARENGESFEALTERMIAAMHEDEARLNIKKPDMEPRATDHIPGMHAMIQTLIDKGFAYAPGNGDVYYRVAKFMGYGKLSRKKIEDLRIGARIEVDESKEDPLDFVLWKAAKPGEPSWESPWGAGRPGWHIECSVMSTCCLGETFDIHGGGSDLEFPHHENEIAQSEAATGKTYANAWMHCGMIRINGEKMSKSLNNFFTIRDVLDKYHPEVVRYLLVSSHYRSAINYSEDNLKDAKGALERFYHALKGLPSVAPAGGEAFVERFTTVMNDDFGTPEACAVLFEMVREINRLRESDLDAAAGLAARLKELASVLGVLQLEADDFLQAGAEGRVDAAEVDALIAARLAARAGKDWAESDRIRDQLTAMGVVLEDGKGGTTWRLAD from the coding sequence GTGCTGACGATCTACAACACGCTCACCAAGAGCAAAGAAGTCTTCAAGCCGCTGGATGGCAACAAGGTGCGCATGTACGTGTGCGGCATGACCGTGTACGACTACTGCCACCTCGGCCACGGCCGCAGCATGGTCGCGTTCGACCTGGTGACCCGCTGGTTGCGCTTCAGCGGTTACGACCTGACCTACGTGCGCAACATCACCGACATCGACGACAAGATCATCAATCGTGCCCGCGAGAACGGTGAGTCGTTCGAAGCGCTGACCGAGCGCATGATCGCGGCGATGCACGAAGACGAAGCGCGCCTGAACATCAAGAAGCCGGACATGGAACCGCGCGCCACGGATCACATTCCGGGCATGCACGCGATGATCCAGACCCTGATCGACAAGGGCTTCGCTTACGCCCCGGGCAATGGCGACGTGTACTACCGCGTCGCCAAGTTCATGGGCTACGGCAAGCTGTCGCGCAAGAAGATCGAAGACCTGCGCATCGGTGCGCGCATCGAAGTCGACGAGTCGAAAGAAGATCCGCTGGACTTCGTCCTGTGGAAAGCCGCCAAGCCGGGCGAGCCGAGCTGGGAATCGCCGTGGGGCGCCGGGCGTCCGGGCTGGCACATCGAGTGCTCGGTGATGTCTACCTGCTGCCTCGGTGAGACCTTCGACATCCATGGCGGCGGCAGCGACCTCGAGTTCCCGCACCATGAAAACGAAATCGCCCAGAGCGAAGCGGCCACCGGCAAGACCTACGCCAACGCGTGGATGCATTGCGGCATGATCCGTATCAATGGCGAGAAGATGTCCAAGTCCTTGAACAACTTCTTCACCATTCGCGATGTGCTCGACAAGTACCACCCGGAAGTCGTGCGTTACCTGCTGGTGTCGAGCCACTACCGCAGCGCGATCAACTATTCGGAAGACAACCTCAAGGACGCCAAGGGCGCTCTCGAGCGTTTCTACCACGCGTTGAAAGGCCTGCCGAGCGTGGCCCCGGCCGGCGGCGAAGCCTTCGTCGAGCGTTTCACCACGGTGATGAACGACGACTTCGGCACGCCGGAAGCCTGCGCGGTGCTGTTCGAGATGGTGCGTGAGATCAACCGCCTGCGCGAGAGCGATCTCGATGCAGCGGCAGGTCTGGCGGCACGTCTGAAAGAACTGGCGAGCGTGCTGGGCGTGTTGCAGCTGGAAGCGGATGACTTCCTGCAAGCGGGCGCCGAAGGGCGTGTCGATGCCGCTGAAGTCGACGCGCTGATTGCTGCACGTCTGGCGGCACGCGCCGGCAAGGACTGGGCCGAATCCGACCGCATCCGCGACCAGCTCACCGCCATGGGCGTGGTGCTGGAAGACGGCAAGGGCGGCACGACCTGGCGTCTGGCTGACTGA
- a CDS encoding sigma-54-dependent Fis family transcriptional regulator: MAAPAPPLSHDAIVQTSWQRCRAFGLDHQSAPAFDQLPAAGIAQLLDRHHALVQTTHQEVLPYYENILSNSNCLIMLADHQGQVLTSWGTQRFIEPNLARGFSAGASWMERCSGTNAIGTALACEQAVHIEHDEHFLKANRFMTGSAAPIFDAERKVIAVLDVSSDSYLPPSHTLGMVKMMSQTVENRLILNLFHGQHFQLTFNTGLNNLDSQWAGLLIFDESGQVLSANRRADNLLGVRLSRVSVESLFNVSLLELLNQPDGLPFALQTSGRNRFQCLLKRPQQAAVQPRVFAEPKSAETSLKPAGAISLSTLHFGDSRVEKAVRQAERLLEKDIPLLIHGETGVGKEVFVKALHQASSRSKQAFIAVNCAAIPAELVESELFGYEKGAFTGANQKGSIGLIRKADKGTLFLDEIGDMPLPTQARLLRVLQERCVQPVGSSELFAVDLRIISATNRSLREQVQLGRFREDLYYRIGGLTLELPPLRERSDKEALFKRLWEQHREPTQWAGLSREVLELFERHPWPGNLRQVSSVMQVALAMAEEQPVRPEHLPDDFFVDLEMEPVESVQPLGLDLNDVEALNRELKAAGGNISHLARRLGVSRNTLYKRLRQAE; this comes from the coding sequence ATGGCCGCACCTGCCCCGCCGCTGTCCCACGACGCGATTGTCCAGACCTCCTGGCAACGTTGCCGCGCCTTCGGCCTTGACCACCAGAGCGCCCCGGCCTTCGATCAATTGCCCGCCGCCGGCATCGCCCAGCTGCTCGACCGTCACCACGCGCTGGTGCAAACCACCCATCAGGAAGTGCTGCCGTATTACGAGAACATCCTCAGCAACTCCAATTGCCTGATCATGCTCGCCGACCATCAGGGTCAGGTGCTGACCTCGTGGGGCACTCAGCGCTTTATCGAGCCGAACCTGGCCCGAGGGTTTAGCGCCGGGGCGAGCTGGATGGAGCGCTGCAGTGGCACCAATGCGATCGGCACCGCGCTGGCCTGCGAGCAAGCGGTACACATCGAGCACGATGAACACTTTCTCAAAGCCAACCGTTTCATGACCGGTTCCGCCGCGCCGATTTTCGATGCCGAGCGCAAGGTTATCGCCGTACTCGACGTGTCCAGCGACAGCTATCTGCCGCCCTCGCACACCCTGGGCATGGTCAAGATGATGAGCCAGACCGTGGAGAACCGGCTGATCCTCAACCTGTTCCACGGCCAGCACTTTCAACTGACCTTCAACACCGGGTTGAACAACCTCGACAGTCAGTGGGCGGGTTTGCTGATTTTCGATGAGAGCGGGCAGGTGCTGTCGGCCAATCGCCGGGCGGACAATCTGCTCGGCGTGCGCCTGTCGCGGGTCAGTGTCGAGAGCCTGTTCAACGTGTCGCTGCTGGAGCTGCTGAATCAGCCCGACGGCTTGCCATTCGCCCTGCAGACCTCCGGGCGCAACCGTTTTCAGTGTTTGTTGAAGCGGCCGCAACAGGCAGCGGTTCAGCCTCGGGTATTTGCTGAACCGAAAAGCGCCGAAACGTCGCTCAAACCCGCGGGCGCCATCAGCCTCAGCACCCTGCACTTCGGTGACAGCCGGGTGGAAAAAGCCGTGCGTCAGGCCGAACGCCTGCTGGAGAAAGACATTCCGCTGCTGATCCACGGCGAAACCGGAGTCGGCAAGGAAGTCTTCGTCAAAGCCCTGCATCAGGCCAGCTCGAGAAGCAAACAGGCATTTATCGCCGTCAACTGCGCGGCGATCCCCGCCGAACTGGTGGAATCAGAACTGTTCGGCTATGAAAAAGGCGCGTTCACCGGCGCCAACCAGAAAGGCAGCATCGGCCTGATCCGCAAAGCCGACAAAGGCACCCTGTTCCTCGACGAAATCGGCGACATGCCGTTGCCGACTCAGGCGCGGTTGTTGCGGGTGTTGCAGGAGCGCTGCGTGCAACCGGTGGGCAGCAGCGAGTTGTTCGCGGTGGACTTGCGGATCATCTCGGCGACCAACCGCTCTTTACGCGAGCAAGTGCAATTGGGCCGATTTCGTGAGGACTTGTACTACCGAATTGGCGGTTTGACACTGGAACTGCCGCCGCTCAGAGAGCGCAGTGATAAAGAGGCGCTGTTCAAACGCCTGTGGGAGCAGCATCGCGAACCGACGCAATGGGCCGGGCTCAGCCGCGAAGTGCTGGAGCTGTTCGAGCGGCACCCGTGGCCGGGTAATCTGCGTCAGGTCAGCAGCGTGATGCAGGTGGCGCTGGCGATGGCCGAGGAACAGCCGGTGCGGCCGGAGCATTTGCCGGATGACTTTTTTGTCGATCTGGAGATGGAGCCGGTGGAGAGCGTGCAGCCGCTGGGGCTGGATCTGAATGATGTGGAGGCGTTGAACCGGGAGTTGAAAGCAGCCGGGGGCAATATTTCGCATCTGGCGCGGCGGTTGGGGGTTAGTCGCAATACCCTTTACAAGCGCTTGCGCCAGGCTGAGTGA
- a CDS encoding ABC transporter ATP-binding protein translates to MAEIRLQHLAHSYSKQPSGPDDYAIREMDHIWEQGGAYALLGPSGCGKSTLLNIISGLLSPSQGHVLFDGKAVNDLTPEKRNIAQVFQFPVVYDTMSVFDNLAFPLRNQGMAEAKVLSKVQEIAEVLDLQNLLSKKARNLTADEKQKVSMGRGLVRDDVSAILFDEPLTVIDPHLKWKLRRKLKQIHEQFNITMVYVTHDQLEASTFADKIAVMYGGQIVQFGTPRELFERPTHTFVGYFIGSPGMNLIEVQPQPGGVGFASTHLPLSDALQRHIEHGQWKNLKVGIRPEFIHVWDEPFDEAMQARVVHVEDLGTYKILTLDLDGAPLKVRLAEDKPVPQGTAYISFPAQWLMVYADEFLLEADDEVQP, encoded by the coding sequence ATGGCCGAAATCCGTTTGCAGCACCTCGCCCACAGCTACAGCAAGCAGCCGAGCGGGCCTGACGATTACGCGATCCGCGAGATGGATCACATTTGGGAGCAGGGCGGCGCGTATGCCTTGCTAGGCCCTTCGGGTTGCGGCAAGTCGACCTTGCTCAACATCATTTCCGGCCTGCTCAGCCCCTCGCAAGGGCATGTGCTGTTCGATGGCAAAGCGGTCAACGACCTGACCCCGGAGAAGCGTAACATCGCTCAGGTGTTCCAGTTCCCGGTGGTCTACGACACCATGAGCGTGTTCGACAACCTTGCCTTCCCCCTGCGCAATCAGGGCATGGCCGAGGCGAAAGTGCTCAGCAAGGTGCAGGAAATCGCCGAAGTCCTCGACCTGCAAAACCTGCTGAGCAAGAAGGCGCGCAACCTCACCGCCGACGAAAAACAGAAAGTCTCCATGGGCCGTGGCCTGGTGCGCGACGACGTTTCCGCAATCCTGTTCGACGAGCCGCTAACGGTGATCGACCCGCACCTGAAGTGGAAACTGCGGCGCAAGCTCAAGCAGATCCACGAGCAGTTCAACATCACCATGGTCTACGTCACCCACGATCAACTGGAGGCCTCGACCTTCGCCGACAAGATCGCAGTGATGTACGGCGGACAGATCGTGCAGTTCGGCACGCCCCGGGAATTGTTCGAGCGGCCGACTCACACCTTTGTCGGCTACTTCATCGGCAGCCCGGGGATGAACCTGATCGAGGTGCAGCCGCAGCCGGGCGGGGTCGGTTTCGCCTCGACGCACTTGCCGTTGTCCGACGCCTTGCAACGGCATATCGAACACGGTCAGTGGAAAAATCTGAAGGTCGGCATCCGCCCCGAATTCATTCACGTCTGGGACGAGCCGTTTGACGAGGCGATGCAGGCGCGGGTGGTTCACGTCGAAGACCTCGGCACCTACAAGATCCTCACCCTCGACCTCGATGGCGCGCCGCTGAAGGTGCGTCTGGCCGAAGACAAACCGGTGCCGCAGGGCACGGCGTATATCAGTTTTCCGGCGCAGTGGCTGATGGTCTATGCCGATGAGTTTCTGCTCGAAGCCGACGACGAGGTGCAGCCATGA